In Fragaria vesca subsp. vesca linkage group LG5, FraVesHawaii_1.0, whole genome shotgun sequence, the genomic stretch TCAGAAATGAAAAGTAGGGTATTATGTAGCTATTGTTGTACCATGTTATATGTGTAATGTGTTTACTGCATTTTCTGTTTCTAGTATGTAACATCTGAATAAAATCTTTAACCAGGAAAGTTGATTTTTGTACAGAGAAAGATAGAGGAGGCACATCTAGCACACAAAGATTCATAGAAAAGGGTTTGTGGGAAGCTCGCATCAGAGCTGAAGCATTCAAATCAGAAAACCCTTCTGCTTTCTTAGTTTCCATGAAGCCCTCCTACATGAAGTTCAAATTTGTGGTGAGGCCTTGCAAACTTGTATATACAGATCATTTTGAGTGTCAAACAAAATATTGACGGAAGATATTGTCTAATTGTCCTTTTCCTGCTTTCTTTTTTAATTTTCAGTGGTTGCCAGCAGAGTTCACCATGCTAGTGAAGCCATTTATTGAGAACTCTGGTGATGTTTTCATTCGGGTTTCAAATGGGAGAGTGAGGACATGGCGGGCTCAATTGACTTGTGATAATGTTGCTACCAAAAGATGCAAATTACATGGTAGTTGTTGGTCCAAATTTATGCGAGACAATAATTTGGAAGAGGGTGATCTGTGTGCATTTACGTTGATTTAAGACATTATAGTTTTAATCGAAGTTGTCATTTTCCACACAAAAGAAGCAGAAACACAGAGCTTATCACCAGGCAAGTTATCTATCAAATTTTTAATTGTTATTCAATCGAAGTACCAAAGAGACTAACTATGCTATATATTCCATCCACTGTGACGTACCTGCAGACATTTTTGATAATGAGGATCATGAAAATGATGAGGAGGGTGATGATGAAAGTGAAGATGAAGAAGAAACTGAAGATGAGGAGGAGGAGGAGGAAGATGACGATTCTAGTGAAACACTTAGCTGTGTTCCACTAGGCTCCAGAACAGTATCTTCAAGGCTTCACAAGAGAAGGAGAAACTGGACAAGTTCTATTGCTAAATCACAAAGCAACATAAAAAGTGGTGGTGGCTTGTCTAGAGCTGAAAGGACCCTAAATGCTATAGCTCTAGGGAAAGCTAATGCTTTCAAATCTGAGTCTGCCAGCCCTTCTTTTGTGGTTTCATTGGGTTCCTCATACGCCGGTGGAAGTTATGTGGTAAACTTTCTGTATCCATTACAATTTGGTGAATTTCTGTATGTTGATAATCACTATATCAGTGTGACAAACTTAAGGCAACATAAAGCATCTATTTTCAAAAGTTCTCTTACATGCATGTTTCTTTTTGCAGAATTTTCCATGCAGTTTTTCTGAGAAATATATTACTGAACGGCGCCCTAATCACATCATCCTTTGGGTTGAGTCTGTTGAGAAGAGCTTTTGGATCAATGTCAATTATATTGGGAGGACAACCAGATTACAAGCTGGTTGGTCTGAATTTGCGCGAGTCAATAATCTGAAAATGGGCGATGTTTGTGTCTTTGTGTTGACCAATACCAAAACTTTTGAATTTGACGTTGAAATTTTCCACTTAACAGATGTTTGCACCTCATCACAGGTTGGTTTGTAAATCTATGCTCCATTAGGTTTATAGCTTCTGCGAAATCTATTTACACATCTTTGTGTTTTTCTTGTTTTTGTTTAGGGGAAAAGAAAGCAGCTGAGGACTGATTCAACACACAGGAAACAGAAGTCTAGAAAGAATCAGTGATAGAATGGTGTATTCTCAGTCGGGAGATTGGAATGTATAGCTTCCATATATGATGCTTCTATGAAATTTTATATTATAGTTTTCAACTACCATTTGAAGAATGTACGTAGCTTCTATTTCTCCTACATTAGACTCACCTGGCGAGTTGTTTGATCACCAATCATGATCTATGGTTTATTACTTTATTTACTGATTAGCAGTTAAAATCTTCAACAGCTTTGCTGTGACTTGGAGCATATTATTATCATTGAATCGATTACTGTCCCTTTGAAGAAGCTTTGGATGGTAGGGGTTTTTTTTTTTTTTTTTTGTTTTGTTTTGTTTTTTGGGGTCTGGTGCTGACATGAAGTTCTACATTGGCACGCTTTTGATTATTTAAGATTTTGTTTTTGTTAAAGTCATGGAGAGAACATAGTCATGAAGATAGTTGAGGAATAAGTTGGAATTGTAGAGAGGTTTTGCTGGAAGAGATTGAATTGCAATGAAGATAAGCATAACGAACTTGTATCGAAGTGGTCTAAATAATTAATAACTGGTGACTGCATTAACAA encodes the following:
- the LOC101304009 gene encoding uncharacterized protein LOC101304009, coding for MPETEVSLEISDESPVSSPLPSSSGKARMKNKEAQKDRGGTSSTQRFIEKGLWEARIRAEAFKSENPSAFLVSMKPSYMKFKFVWLPAEFTMLVKPFIENSGDVFIRVSNGRVRTWRAQLTCDNVATKRCKLHVLIEVVIFHTKEAETQSLSPDIFDNEDHENDEEGDDESEDEEETEDEEEEEEDDDSSETLSCVPLGSRTVSSRLHKRRRNWTSSIAKSQSNIKSGGGLSRAERTLNAIALGKANAFKSESASPSFVVSLGSSYAGGSYVNFPCSFSEKYITERRPNHIILWVESVEKSFWINVNYIGRTTRLQAGWSEFARVNNLKMGDVCVFVLTNTKTFEFDVEIFHLTDVCTSSQGKRKQLRTDSTHRKQKSRKNQ